A part of Coriobacteriia bacterium genomic DNA contains:
- the rpsF gene encoding 30S ribosomal protein S6: MKAYELLLLLNPSLDDEARAALLDKVQGVITADGGVVDNVDSWGKRKLAFEIGKVTEGDYVLVDFHTAPAAIAELDRVLRITDPVIRFMLVHREDKE; encoded by the coding sequence ATGAAGGCTTACGAACTCTTGCTTCTGCTCAACCCCTCTCTTGACGACGAGGCCCGTGCGGCACTCCTGGATAAGGTCCAGGGCGTGATCACCGCTGACGGGGGCGTGGTGGATAACGTCGATTCGTGGGGCAAGCGCAAGCTTGCTTTCGAGATCGGCAAGGTGACCGAGGGCGACTACGTCCTGGTCGACTTCCATACCGCGCCGGCCGCTATCGCCGAGCTGGACCGCGTGCTGCGCATCACCGACCCGGTGATCCGCTTTATGCTCGTCCACCGCGAGGACAAGGAGTAG